The sequence below is a genomic window from Cicer arietinum cultivar CDC Frontier isolate Library 1 chromosome 6, Cicar.CDCFrontier_v2.0, whole genome shotgun sequence.
ATCTCTATTATCCTCAGCATCTTTCTCTGCCAATTCCTTGCTCCCTGGCTTTGATGCTATTAAAATTGATGCATCACATCCCTACAagaaaatggttttttttttaaggaaaacaAACCAACACTTGCATGCAAAGCAAAAGCACTTTTATTAATTGGATTTTGCTTACTTCTACAAAGCAATCATGGAAGAGGAGACGAATTGTGGCAGGACCAGAAACAGGTGATTCTTTGAATTGTTGAGAAGTGACTGAACCAACAAGTTGTTCTATTTGTGGACAAGATTTTGCATAGTAATCAACTCTAAGTTGACGAGGTGTGTGTGTAGTGTTGCTATTGCTACTAATTAGTAGTCCTAAACTTGATGAAGTTATAgtcaaaaaaatgaagaaaagaaacaaagaaGTGAGAGACATGAGTTTAAGATAATGAAGTAGTTTAGGACAAAGAAAAGAGAGAGCAAAAAAAGTGAAGGGAGAGATTTTAATGTTAAGAATAAAGgagaatttaataataataataataattagaggGAATCAAATCCCGTGAGTCTTatagaagagagaaaaaaagttatatattgaTTGGTTTCTATAATGCAGAAAGAGACAGACATACTCAAAAAAGAGTTGATAAAATTCCAAAGGAGATTTCTTGTAATGTGTTGAAATAAAGAGATGAAGTTTTCCTAGCTGATAAGAAAATTTTCTGACAACATATATATTTGGGTTAATTATCTTTGGTCAAATATGGAAATGTAGGGTCTATCTAAGAATTGTATCATTTCAATTTGGTTAATTGTGTTTCCTCTTGATTGAGACAATTAGTGACAGCTTATAAGAGAGATAAATTTTGGTTTATACATCAATATCACTAGGATTTTTAATACCATTAAACAGGAAAATATTAATGAATAAGTTCATGAGCTAGAACTacccttattattattatatattaaggaaaAAACTTGATGTTGAGATTCATTCACATGTTTGTATGTGCAATTATTCGTCACTGTtgaaacaatatcaatttttttcttttaattattaagttttagaaagaaaaatgataatCTTGAGCTTCATTGAGAAGTAAGAAAAATTCAACTAAAGATtcatttaattaagatttaaatatttttaaatgatttgtctTTAACCAAAACCCATTAATTCTAAAAGAATGTGAGATGTAACTCTTCTATGAGATTAAATTGATAATGAATTAAAGACACATAAAGAGATtcacataatttatatttataaaggacatatgatgatgatgatattagTACATTGTTATCATCTATAGTCTACACTATACAATGCTTTTACACTTCTTTCAACATTTGTGCAAAACTAGAATCAATTTCAAAACAATAAGCACCATAAAAAGGTAACAcagcagcaacaaaaaaaagaatagaaaaGTAGTACATTAAATTTACATAAGCAGGCTTGAATGAAATGAATGACAATGCAAATATGGCAGTGTCTAAGTTATTAAATGCAAGGCATGTGCAACCTCCAAAAGCATCACAACATTAAtagattattatataaataaataaaactcttCAGACTAATTAATTGAGTTCACCAACTTCCCCATACCCTTAAGAGTACCAAAATACTGAGTAGCTTTTTCCCTTTATCAGATTGGTGTTAAGTGGGGGAGAGAGCCTTTTGTTTGTGAATGCATTAAAAAGGTGAAGGACCATGTTAGCAGAGGAAATTCATTCCTTGTGTTTTGTAAGACTAGCATTAGAAGGTACTTTATGATAGCAATGAAATGTGGGCATTCACTTAGTAATGTGAAAGTGACATAGCTTTTCAGTGGGTCTCCACCATCCTCCCCTGCTTCACTAAACTggttcttttctttttatccGACACTCTCAAATACACTATTCAAATTTATCATCCAAACAAATAAAAGGAACTTGAATAAgcaattttttaaagatttttaattAACACGTGTCGTTTATCTGTGAAAGAAATTGGACAGAAAAGAAATGGTTATACGACAATGTTTGATAAAACTTACCCCCTCTTTTCATTTGTCAAATGAATTCAATACTTGTTAATGTGAATCAAAACTGTGTTGACAAACTCTTTTTCCCCTTTAAATAGTGCTATATATGCTTATCTATTCTGACCGACATGGTGCAGAACAAGTGGTAGATGTTCAAGTCTATTAACCATTTTGTCGAGGGTTTGATCCCTTGACGGGATGTGTAGGAAAACATGTGTTAGGAGAGGTCAACCCTTTAACTGGGTCTCGGTTACCTCGAGGGATTAGTTCCGTAGTTGCACGTAGGGATGTCtttgttttacaaaaagaataGTCTCaattgttgtgaatttgtgatacTTTGAACTGATCTTATTCTCCCATGTCTACTAATAAACTTGGTCAAGCACTTGTTCAACTAGTATAAGTCCAATCTAATCACACTCACAACATGCAAAAGCAATATAGCTTAGCTCCATAGTACTATTTAGCATTCGATGTCCTAATGTAACTTGATGCTTGATGAAACATTTAACAAACATGAGGCATGTTCCAAAATGATTTTGTAGGGgatcaatttttgaaaattatacaATTTAGAGATTCATGTGTATTCTTTCCACTTCAATTGTTGTCTCATACATGAGTATTCTTTTCTTGCAGTCCAAATGCCACACATGATTTTTACTGGTCTTGAAGATTACAAGGCTAGAGGAACACAAGCATCTCCTTACATTACTGTGTCCTTTTACACAGAATTTGCAGAGAGCAAGGACTTGGTACTGATCCGTGGGGATGTTGTATTTACCAGCAAGCTGACAGACTCAGAGGCGAAATGGCTTTTGGAAACTGCTCAGTCTTTTCATTTGAATGATGCGAGGTACAAACTGGTTGAGAGGTTCAATAAAGATACGCCTGATTTTGAGTTCAAGGATGTCTTGCAATCATTGGACGTGCCTATTTTATAACCATTTTCAATTGAACAACAACTCAACTAGTTTATACCATGGTCATTTGGGAGAGGGATTTTCATATATTGTTTATACCATGGTCATGGGACAAGAAGGGTAGTCTTGGACTGAACTTTCTATTATAGCCTTAGAACAAAtctttgttttccttttttgcTGAACATTCCTTTTCTACTTTCAATAAAGAGATCTTCGATTGAAATTTTGCCTGAATGTGTTCATTTGTAGTGTATTATGTACTGTAACAATGAGTttatttggataaataatttaagtggTTATTTTATAAACGCTTATACACTTACATATGGGACTGTTTGTGCTAATTTGGTTGAACAAGCTAACCAATCttgttgtatatttattttatttgtaatatgcGTAACTGTGGAAGACTAATTCTTTAAGTCTACAATGGAGGCAAAATTCTCTCTTAAGATTTTGAACTCTCATCAAGTGCTCATTGGtaaaatctatttaattttcagatttaaaatttgttttcagttttcaaaactaaaaatgtatttcataaacttggtttaaaaaaaaaaactgttttgaattatttctaaactaaaaaataaaaaataataatacttgaTATAAAAAACAGTTATTTCTGGATTTAcagtatttaataaaatattaattcaaaattgaaaaacaaaaacaaaatcaaagaaggaaaagtattttaatttaaatttaaaatttctaaatttttccAAGTGTAGTTAGTTAGTGTGGGTATGTATTATTTATGTTGCCGTTCAAGTGTTTAGAGTGAGTAAAACGACGTGTCGTCCATAGTGGTGAAGAGTTATGTTTGCGGAGAGATAAGAGGATAGGATCCATTTGAGGAGGAGAGGATTTACAGTTTGGTAAATTTgtgtaaaagaaagagaaagagaaagagaaagtcGTCCCCATCGAAAAGCAAGTTGAACCTTGCATCACTGAATCCCAGCTCTGTCACTTAGTCGAAACACACTCGAAAAAGTCGAAACCAAACCCTTGTCTTACTTTCTTCATCACTTCACTTCCCTTCACTTTTAGGTCAGGTCAGTTACTCTATCTTTCTTTCTTCCCTCAAAATCAAAACACTCTACAAATTATCTATATTCGCATGCTGATTTCGCTTTTCAACTTAGCAATCGCAATTCTAGAACCTTCCAATGACTGACCCTTCCGAAGAAGCTACTTACATCGAGAAGCTCTACGAATACGGCGAGCAACTCAACAATGCCAAAGACAAGTCTCAGGTCACTCTCAcctctctttctttctttctttttcttgcaTTTCACACGCTCTTCGTTCTTCTAGGGTTTTAGATTTTCTTTGTGTTGTTCGAgttttcaattagggttttggatTCTTGTTTTACACTTTCGCAGAATGTGAAGGATTATCAAGGAATCATAGATGCAGCAAAGACGAGTGTTAAGGCGAAGCAACTCGCTGCTCAGCTCATTCCGAAGTTCTTTAAGTTCTTTCCTGAACTCTCTGGACCCGCACTCGATGCTCATCTTGATTTGGTTGAGGCTGAAGAACTCGGGGTATGTCATTTGCTTCACAGATCATATGCATATATGCAATAAACAGGCTTATTATGCTAtgatttgtaattgtgtttcgggttctttTGTTGTGTTAAGTTATAATGTCTTGTTGTTCATAATGAGGAGAAGAAACAGACTTGAATCATGATTTATACACATTGACACAAATATCTTGTTACTATATTGCTTCCCTCTCTGTGTTTTCGAAGCAATGATTCAAAAACCAAATCATAGTTCAAACTGGCAAGACTGACTGGGTCATGATGGTATTAATTTAGGGAGTAATGGACTTGCAACCGAGTTTGTTTGTGGTTTTTAAAGCACTGGTTTTTATAGGATAGACAATACCATTTGTAATATAAGTATAAACAGAACATGGTGAAGGGGATTGAAAAAGTATTCTAGCATATCTGGGTTGTTCTGATttatttgtgaattttttatgTGCTGAAGTTCGTATAATTCACTATCTTTTTGGTGTTTTTCTATTGCTCCTGTACAGGTTCGGGTGCAAGCGATAAGAGGACTGCCTCTTTTCTGCAAGGATACACCTGAGAATATTGGAAAAATGGTTGATATTCTCGTTCAAATTCTTGGGTCTGGTAAGTTGTGGATTATTAAGATAATTTATTCTTGAGAATATGGTCTGGTTtctgatatttttcttttgttgacTTGATTCTCTTAGAGGAATTCGTAGAGCGAGATGCTGTGCATAAGGCTCTTATGTCTCTGCTTAGGCAGGATGTGAAAGGTAATTTGATGTCTTTATATCAAGTATGATTGCTTTGTTAGAATATTGTACTAGTTAACTGCTACAGTTTAAATTTTCTTAAGGATCTTCAATCTGTCAATGCTTCTAATTTCCTCATCAGCCAGTATGATAAATGCCGAGTCGTGTGCTGTTGCTGTATATGTTTGATATACAGCCTCTGCTGCCAGTTTATAAATAGAGTTTGATGCCATACTTAGGAAACGAAAGAGCCGATACTGTTACCATCTGTGTTATTTATGAAATATCTTTGCAAATAGTTAgcttatgaaaaataattaattgatttactGGTAGTGAAAGTTGACCTTAATTATAAAAACACAAGTGTTTTTaaacttttgataaaatttaataaattattgatttattggTTTAACTTATTTTGCTCCTCCAAATTTTCAGTTTAAGTTACGCCACTGCTTAAGATAATGGTTCATATTGTTTACTCTTTCTACAACTTTATCTCTTGCAGTGGCAATAATACTGGCCAACCTGTCTTctatataaaatagataaaagagAAGGTCAATCTAACAATGATCTTATCTAGCACCTATTTGATGTGCATAGCATTTTCATTTAACAAATAGTTTTTTGATGAAGATATTGGTTTTGCAATGGGCGGAGCCTTCTTGATATAACTTGGATTGAATAGTTTtccatataataaattatatattcgAGGTGGTTTTTTATGATTCCAGTAAAGATGATCTCCTGCAGCTTGTTAATGTGATGACTGCTGAGGAGCCTTTAGGTGGTAGTAAAACTCGAAACATTTGAACCTTGGTAGCAAGGATGAGATTAACTGTGGAAGTCCAACAATTGTGTAACTGTTACTTGCCAAACTGATGCTGCAGAGTTAGGCTTATAGCCTGGAAACTTAAGTTTTTTTGTCAGTAATCACAAATATGCTTTTCAGATTCTGGACGTTCATAATTAGTGTTGCATTTTGGTTGTTTCCTTACAGTATATTTGTGAATGCAGCTTCTTTGACGGCTTTGTTTAAGCATATGGCCAGTGTTGACGAGATAAGTACGGATGATGTTATTCGTGAAAAGGTTATAAACTTTGTTAGAGATAAGGTGAGATTACATGTATTATAGTTATCAATTATGAGGATCCTTTGTTTTGCCACATCTTTAAAATAGAAATGAATATTGAACTCTAAATGTATTCAATATAGGTTTTCCCTATTAAAGCTGAACTGTTGAAGCCCCAAGAGGAAATGGAAAGACATATAACCGATCTAATAAAAAAGGTATTCACAATTGCTTTGATTCATTTTTTACGAGTTCATTTGTCAATTTTTTagtgtttaaatttttgtaacatAATTGGAGTTGATGTATGTTGTGGTTGCATTTCATTTCAGAGTATAGACGATGTAACTGGTATAGAATTTCGAATGTTTATGGATTTCCTGAAAAGTTTGAGCCTATTTGGAGAAAAGGCTCCACCTGAGCGGATAAACGAGCTGATTGGAATCATTGAAGGACAAGCTGACTTAAAATCAGGGTTCAATgtgattatattttttctttctctctctttattGCATACAGTTGTTTTAATGTGAAAAGAGTCTGTTTTATGCCAATAATTTTTAGGGTCTCATGTTAtgcttttttaattaatttaactgGTGATTTGTAGGTTTCAGATGCAGATCATATTGATAGGTTGATATCATGCCTTCACATGGCACTTCCAGTTGTCGTGGTAAGTACTGTTTATAATGTTCATCTTTTCTCAAATTCGTTGCTGTTTAGTTTTTCTTTAtccatttcaattttttcttgcAGAGGGGTGCATCTAGCAGCAAATTTATTAACTTCATAAACAGCAATGTAATACCTGTTTTTGACCAGGTAACTTAGATCATTTAGTTTGAATCGGTGGTTTTTTCTTGTGTTGGTTTATTTGTTTGGGTTTACTTAGGGTTTGTTTCCTTCATGCATAATTGATTATTAGAAGTTTTATTGTCTTATGTTGTATATCTTTTTAACTTTGGGCAGTTTGAACAGTAAACAGAAAAGGTGATattttatgtgatgattaaGGATGGTCTAGTGGCAGTATGAAGCTTCTAATACTGTGGGGTGGGGTCTATGGAGGATCAGATGTATGCAGAACCTTTATCCAATAAGCAGAGAGGCTGTTTCTGCTGGGGATGTGCAGATAGAATACATTATTTATCCAATATAGGAATACAACTATTCTTGAAGAACTTAGGAATTAGGATATGATACCCACCTAAGACACATATTTACAgactaataatttatttctttcatTAAGCTAGTATAGGGTCCTAACTCCTACTAGGATGCAGAAAAATATGCTATAAACTTTTAAAGCCACAAATATAGTAACAACctataaacttttttaattagTGGAATGCTTGCGAATGACTTTCTTTAGTTGAGGTCTTTTTGTTGAAATACTTATTATAATGATTTCTTACCTGTCAGCTTCCTGGAGAACGAAAGGTAGATTTGCTCAGAAACCTTGCTGAGTTTTCACCTTTCACAACACCACAAGATTCACGGCAAATGCTTCCTTCTATCGTTCAGTTGCTGAAGGTAAACCTTTCTTGAAGAATGCCATGATTGGGAGATACCAATGTGCTGTATATAGCTGTTCTGCTATAACAATATCAACTTCTTGTTTACTATGTTCAAGTTTATGCTATTATTTGGATGTTCAGAGAACATTGTTAACTAATGAAAGTGGGATATTGGATGTGGCTAGCATGGTTTAGTCTTaccttcatttttttaatgaaggGAAGGTTATTAAGGCATGAGGATCGATACATTTTGAGTTATATTGTTGTTCATCAAATTTTGGGTCTGTTCCTGCTCGTTATCTGTAGCATTGTGGATCAATTTCAATCACCAAATATTAGATTTACATTGATTTAGTCTCTCAAATACATTTGAATCAATTGATCACAACAGtttccaaattttaattatgtaaGTCAAATCATGTTCATCTAACTTTTCTGTGCCCCCNNNNNNNNNNNNNNNNNNNNNNNNNNNNNNNNNNNNNNNNNNNNNNNNNNNNNNNNNNNNNNNNNNNNNNNNNNNNNNNNNNNNNNNNNNNNNNNNNNNNNNNNNNNNNNNNNNNNNNNNNNNNNNNNNNNNNNNNNNNNNNNNNNNNNNNNNNNNNNNNNNNNNNNNNNNNNNNNNNNNNNNNNNNNNNNNNNNNNNNNNNCCATTATCTTCAGCATTATATTATTGACTGGATCCATGttcaatcatcaaaatattggATTTACATTGAATCATTGATATAAGCTTTCAAACTCATTTGAATCAATTGATTTACATCAATCTccattttgtaattatttaagTCCAATTATGTATATACCAAATTTTTAAAGGCAATATTCCATATTAATTTAGTTCAATTTAAATGGTGATATAATTAACTGTTGTTAATAGTCATTGGAGGATTACATCAAATTTAAACACTATCTCAAGGATCGTTATaccaatttattttaatatattaaaattattaaatatcatttacTTCCTTTAAGCTGTGTGCTTTGCTCTTTTCAGAAATACATGACTTGGAAGAAGACTGGAGAAGAGATGAACTTTACATATATTGAGTGCTTGTTGTATACATTTCATCACCTAGCTCACAAGGTAAACCTTTGTCCAAGCAGGAAGAAAATCTAAGTTGTCGCGGGTCACTTAAACGCAGTGCATAATTGAACTTGGTTGTTATGTAGGTTCCTAATGCCACAAATAGTTTATGTGGTTACAAAATTGTTACTGGCCAGCCATCTGATAGGCTTGGAGAAGACTTTTCGGAGCATTATAATGATTTTACTGAGAGGTATGGTCTTTCTTTTGGTAtgttatataaataaagaatttaccTAATCTTTGGTTTGTGTTTTTTAGATATATaacatgattttgtttgtaGTGTGTGTGCTCATTTATGCACATGTCATTTTGCACCTGTAGGTTTCCTTTCAATTTGGCAAAAGATAAAACCCTTTCAATCCCTTTTGTTTTCTGTTGCATCCATCTTcatccttttctttctttcatgcTACTTATTGGGAACAGAGAAGATTAACTTGACTCCATTTATGAAAATTCATCGTCTTTACCTCTACACGTTACCACAATTATTGAATTACTCTTTGATAGTTCCCCCATTCTTTGGATTTGGTTGTACCTCGTCTGAGTTCTCTTCCTTAGAGTTTATTTTGGGGGAGAGGGTGTTAGTTGGGTGCAAAGTTAAAGCaacataaaaaaagtttttaagaCATTAGAATTGTACAAGGTCTACGTTGAATGAGAAGAAAATATTGAGAGACGTGTTGAATAACCCgcgtgtttcaactacacagtgGAAAAGGTTGGCTCTGATGGCAAGATTGAAGGTTGGCTCTTTATATTGAGAGGGTATGGGGAAAGAGGACCGAATGAGGGATATTGTCATCAAAGATAGAAGACGACATATGATTGATAAGGTATCATGTTGTTAAGATTGCATCGCCCCAAAAACGGAATGGAACATTACCATGGAGAAGTAAGGTTTGTGTGGTTTCAATTATCAGTGTGTGCAGCCGAAGTAGTAGAACTAAGTTTGGATGACTCTGAACACACTGGAGGAAATCTTCATAATTTGTCGGGGAGCCCTGTGGAGATGGTGTAGTCTGAATAGTGGAAAAAGATTGAGCTGAGTTGCATTTATCGAGGGCGACTATGATTATGTCCCAAAGATGTAAGGGTAGCAATGTCACCCGGAGTTGAAGTAATAGAGGGCTCAATTGTATGTTTTGCTGGTACTCGAAAGAGGATCACTGAGGTAGTAGACATAACTAGAACAATAATAGTCCCCAAATTTTGATCACGAGTCGCTGAGTATTCCAGGGGTAGGCCATAGAATGCAAGAAGCATGAAAAAGGTATTGCGTTGATCCAACTCCTTCTGTTCAACTGGATTACTTGCAGTAGAGGGAAAAGCTCATTAAAATCATGAAGTGCACTATGAACGGTGCCAATATATGAAGAAATAGAGCCACTTACGTCTTCAGAGTAATGATATTTAGCAAGCGGTGACAAACTCCATATAGACGTTGAGTGTCATTAGTTTAGAGTACCTTTGCGTGACTCCAAACTGATTTACACGTGAGATGTGGACATAAAATCAGTGTAACATCTGGATGAAATGTAGACTTAATGACACTGCACAACTGAGCATCTATCTGCTTCTATTTTGATGTTTCAGCCGCAACCACCTTTTCAGGATTTTTAGTGACATGGTCCTTGTAACCTTGACCGAGCATCTATAGTTTGCCGTCGGTGGCCCAACTGTCGTAATTTGATCCATTCAATTTTTCGATAGAGAGAGGAGAGGTGATGTAGTTGGTAAAGATGGTCTTTGTTTCAGACAGGGACATCATGGTCGGTAAAGAGTGCCAGAAAACGTGTCCAAACCGGGAAAACAAGGATTGGTTAAACTGGAATTTGTATATTTGTGACTCGAAACTGAAAACTCAAGGCATATATGGAATCAGAAGGCCGAGGCGAGTGCAATTGAAGAAGCGATGTCGTAAATGGCTGCTAGACGCGCCGTCACGCATGGGGAAAAGCGTGGCGCATGGGAGACTTTTTTATGAAACGCATTGAGGGGTGGACAGATCTGGGGTGTACGACGCTGCTGGAGTGGTCTTTCGTCGAAAAAGGTTGCTGGGGACGGCGGTGGTAGAGCGTGGTGGACTGGAAAAAATTGAGGGAACATTGTAGTAAAGACAGGGAGGGGGGAAACCAGAGTTGAGAGCACGGTTTgttggaaaaacaaaatttcatcgGAGACAATGGGTCCACCGGGTAGTTCAGGGCTGTCTCTCTCAACATGTTCTGAATACCATGTTGAATATGAAGAAAACATTGAGAGACATGTTGAATAACatgtgtgtttcaactacacagtgGAAGTTCTTTATATAGACTATGTGATAAATACACTTAATGGCAGGAATACTTACAGATGATAGTAATACTTAtagactttttatttttttacatactaatattttattttcaacagtCTTAAAGATGTGGTAGGATCATGATTATCAGTTTCTTACGATACTCGAGTCGTATGTCATCTCAATACGAAACAAAACTGAatccaataattaattttaactattctGATTACCccctttttattttgatgaattgAAACTTGCTCCTGAACTTTGAAccattttttgtcattttgatAAGGTTTGTATTTCAGCTTATGTTTTTGTGTATTTCACGTGCTTTTCTCAAAAAATGTtgtggttttttatttatatttatcttagaTTCATAATAAGATTCAATTCACATTACTGAAAATAGGTCTTCCAATTCATAGATTTATCTCGATTTGGTAACCTTATATGGTTGGTCTGTTTAACTTTTTACGGTTAAGAGTATTTTTGCATAGTATTTGTGTAATCAAAATTTGGTTCGGTTCAGTAAATGCACATTCCTGTTTTTGACAATCTTTATGGGTCCTTGTATCATCGATCTTGCTTGTCACCTGTCTTGTATGCTTATAATAGGTTGGGATGGTGAAAGCTCTTGATTTGATTGGTTGCAATTAATTCCATTTACTGATAAACTTTTCATTGTTTGCTATTGTTGCCTCTTTTGTATTCATCTCCCTTGGGGATTTTATAGTCATTTTGGCATGTTATGGTAACATAAttggttcattttttttttccagattgAAGAATGTTGAGGAGTTCACCCGTGCTACAATTAAGAAATTAACTCAAGGAATGGCTGAAAACACCAAATCTATGGCAGATGCTAAAACTGATGaagaaaaggataaaattgtgAGTTTTATCTTAGTTGTGTCATGCTTTTCTCTTATGATGTCTTTTATCACACTTACAAATTTACATTTCGCAGAAAACTAAAAAACAGAATGCTACTACTGGGTTGCGTACCTGCAATAATATTTTGACGATGACGAAGGTAAGAAGGAGGAAACCTCTTCTTGACTTTTGCAAATGAGTTATTGCATGCATGCATGAATTTCAATTATGTCTTTGTCCTTCCTATTCTgttatttattgaattgttcaatttttatgGTCAGCCATTGCACGCAAAAGCTCCTTCTTTTATTGGAGATAAGCGAATCAACCTTTCTTGGAAAGAAGTAACCAAGACTGTGTCACCTACCATACCAGCTGCTGGGTATTCTATCTTTGTCTTTGCTTTTGcagatattttattatttttccctTTTGAGAGTACCCTACCCTGTCtcatgtctcgtttacttattcttttctctaatatcattttaatatgAAAGCTCAATTTCTTAGAGATCTCATGTGGATTTGGAAAACACAATTAATTCCAAGTGAAGTGATAACTTATGACTTCTTACTTCTGCAGAGCAAAACGGCCTGCTACTGCTGGCAATGGATCCAACAATACTGCATTAAAGAAGGGTCGAGGTTCTGGTGGTATGCAAAATCAACTTGTCAATAGAGCGCTAGATGGAGTATCTGGTGGAGGTAGAGGCGGATTTTCTGGTGGAGGTAGAGGTGGATTTTCTGGTGGAGGGAGAGGCGGAGCAAGAGGCCGGGGCCGGGGATGGGGTGGTCGCGGAAGAGG
It includes:
- the LOC101499090 gene encoding apoptosis inhibitor 5-like protein API5, with protein sequence MTDPSEEATYIEKLYEYGEQLNNAKDKSQNVKDYQGIIDAAKTSVKAKQLAAQLIPKFFKFFPELSGPALDAHLDLVEAEELGVRVQAIRGLPLFCKDTPENIGKMVDILVQILGSEEFVERDAVHKALMSLLRQDVKASLTALFKHMASVDEISTDDVIREKVINFVRDKVFPIKAELLKPQEEMERHITDLIKKSIDDVTGIEFRMFMDFLKSLSLFGEKAPPERINELIGIIEGQADLKSGFNVSDADHIDRLISCLHMALPVVVRGASSSKFINFINSNVIPVFDQLPGERKVDLLRNLAEFSPFTTPQDSRQMLPSIVQLLKKYMTWKKTGEEMNFTYIECLLYTFHHLAHKVPNATNSLCGYKIVTGQPSDRLGEDFSEHYNDFTERLKNVEEFTRATIKKLTQGMAENTKSMADAKTDEEKDKIKTKKQNATTGLRTCNNILTMTKPLHAKAPSFIGDKRINLSWKEVTKTVSPTIPAAGAKRPATAGNGSNNTALKKGRGSGGMQNQLVNRALDGVSGGGRGGFSGGGRGGFSGGGRGGARGRGRGWGGRGRGSGRGRGRGYW